The sequence below is a genomic window from Denitratisoma sp. DHT3.
GCTGGCGATGTGGTGATGGATGTCGTCGATGAACCGGCGCACCGCCGGGTTGCCGCCGCCATCGCCGAAGGGCGCGTCGAAGATGCCGCTTTGCACCGGCCCGGGGTCCAGCACGGAAACCCCGATCGGGGCCTGGACCATCTTCAGTTCGCTGTAAAGGGCTTCGGTCAGGAACACCACCGCGCTCTTGCCGGCGTTGTAGGGGGCCATCATCGGGCTGGAGACGAAGCCGCCCATCGACGCGGTATTGACGATGTGGGCCGGGATTCCCGCCTTCAGCATCCGGGGCACGAAGGCGTGGATGCCATGGTGTATCCCCAGCACGTTGATGGAGAGGCAGCGCCGGAAATTCTCGGGCGAGATTTCCCACAGCAGTCCGGCGCTCATGATCCCCGCGTTGTTGAACAACAGGTCCACCCGGCCGAAGCGCTGCCAGGCGCGTTCCGCCAGCGCTTCCACCGCGGCGGGATCGGTGACGTCCGTGGGCACGGTCAACACCTCGGCATCCAGGGTGGCGGCGAAGGCGTCGAGCTGCCCGGCATCCAGGTCGGCCAGCACCAGGTTCATTCCCAAAGCGGCAGCCTTGCGGGCCAGGCCGCCACCCACGCCGCCAGCGGCGCCGGTGATGACGGCGGTGCCGCCCTTGAAGCAGATGCTGGATGTCACGATGTGTCCTTTCATTCGCCGGTGCCGGAGATGCCGGTATGGGCATAGGGGGGAATCACGGGCGGCGGCAGCAATTCGCGGCCGTCCAGGGAGTGCACCGGGAGGTTCATGGCCAGGGGGAAATGCAGGCTGTAGGTGACCAGTCCGGTGCGCTCGGCGGCCGGCCGGTGGCACAGCGCCAGGGCCGTCTCGGCCAGATATTCCACCGGTTCGGTGGGGTAGTCCGCCGGCGTCCAGCGGTCGGCACCCGGCGTGCTGATGGCCGTGCTGGGCGCCACGGCATTGACCGCGATGTCGTCGGCCTGCAATTCCGCCGCCAGGCCCTGGGTGAAGCGATGCACCGCCGCCTTGGCGGCCGCGTAGACGGTGGCGCCGCCAAGGCGGGCGAAGATGTCGTACGGCTTGCCCGGCGGCAGGGCGGTGCAGGAGCCCACCATCACGATCCAGCCCGCGCCGCGCCGGCGCATTTCCGGCACGGCCTGCTGGATCAGGGCGAAGGGCGCGCGCAGGTAGTGGTCGAGGGTGGCGTCGAACATCGCCATCGGCATCTCCGCCGTGGGCGCGTAGTCGGCGATGCCGGCGTTATTGACCAGGATGTCCAGCCCGCCGGCCGCCCGCACGGTGCGCGCCACCAGGCCGTCCCGTTCGGCAGGCTTTTCCAGGTCGGCGGCCAGGGCGATGGCGCGGCCGCCGGCGGCCTCGATCAGGGCCACGGTTTCATGCAGGGTGCCGGCGAACTCTCCGGCCCGATCCAGGCTGCGGGCCGTCACCACCACGGTGGCGCCCTCGCTGGCCAGGCGCCGGGCGATGGCGCGGCCGATGCCGCGGCTGGCGCCGGTGACCAGGGCGATCTTGTCTTGCAGCAGGTTCATCGGGTTTCCTTCCCGTGTTGGCTGGACTGGGCCAGTTCCGCGCCCAGCATGCCGCCGTCGAGGGGGCAGTAGGCGTGGCAGATCCGGGTATCGACGATCTGGCGGCCCGATTCGAAATCGAAAAGGGTATCGACGAAGGCCCAGTGATGGGGGTGGATCATGTAGGGGCCGTTGAGGTCGTCGAGTCGGGCGTACTCCTGCTCCCAGACATGGCTCCAGGGAATGGTCGTGGCACCACCGCCGGCGGGGGGCAGCGCGCGGCTCAGACGCCAGTTGAGGATTTGCGGGATGTAGGCCGGCATCTCCAGCGTATCGCGCTCGAATTCGTCCCGCCCGCGTTGGTCGACGCCGTCCATCAGCCGGAACAGGGCGGTGCGCTTGATGCCGGTTCTCAGGTCCGGCCGCCGCGCCCCGGCGGCGACGGTTTCCAGCGCCATCAAGTCCATGCGCTCCAGGCAGCGGTCGAACAGCGGCGCCAGGGTTCCGGTCCAGAAAGCGGATGCCTTGGCCGCGGCGGCGGTCTCGGCATCACGGTAGCGCACGTCCCAGGTGTAATGCCCGGCGCCGTGGGCCACTGCGATGTTGTGCCCCAGATGGGCGTCCAGCACGCCGGGCTGTTCCGCCATCCGGGCCAGGGCGGTTTCCAGCGCCGTCCGCTGTTCGGCGCCGATCCCGGAGCGCAGGTGCAGTTGGGCCGTCTCGCGCCAGCCTCGGGGTTGGCCGAGGAAGGCGGCAAGGGGAACGGGACCGGGCAGGGGCGCGTCGGCAAAGGCGTCGGGACGGAGGAATTCCCGCGTCCGGGCGGGGCAGAAACCGTCCACTTCGGCCCAGAAGGCCGCCACGCCGGGATCCATGCCGGCCATGGCGCGCATGGTCCAGAAGGCGCCCACGTCCGCCAGTTGCCAGCGCAGCCAGAAAGTGCAGGGCTGCCGCCCCCGGTCCAACGGCGGCGAGACGCCGCTGTCCACCAGCGTCAGACCCCGCCCGCGGGCCGCGGGCAGGTAGCGTTGCTCCAGCAGCGCGCGCAGCCGGGGCAGGTCGGCGGCCGCCACGCTGATTCGGTCCTGTACGACGATCATTCTGAAAGCCTCGGTTCAAACCATGGCGAGCACGGCGGGCACGGCGAAAACCCTTGATGCCCATTATGGTCGGGACGACAACCCGGGCACAGGCCGGCAACGCTCATTGCATGGGACAAATTCGCTCAATTTTCCGCTCTTCGCCCAGTGGGCTTCCATGACGTTCAGTAATGGCGGGATATGAGCGGTAATGCAAGGCGATCAGTAGGGGGACGCAATCGCTCACTATTTGATGGTCGCATAGATCGGATTAGCTTCGCGTTGGGCGCCATGATCGGCCAAATGAGCGACAATCAGTCGCGTAGGTCGGGTTAGCCCGCAGGGCGTAACCCGACAGACAGCCGTCGTAGACACCGATGTCGGGTTACGCTGCGCTAACCCGACCTACGGGTCTTTGCCGCCGTGGTGCCCAACCCGACCACGGGCTGCTCACGCTCGACCACCGCGCCGACACCTGCGAGGCATTCCGGGAGCATGCTCACCGCTTGACAGGCGAGCGGTATTTCCAGCAAGTTGCGTCGGATCGACTGCTCGGAATCGCCCATGAACACGCACCGGACCTTCCTGTCCATACCCGCCGACTACGCGCGTCCCCTGCTGGAGGAACTGGCACGCCTGGGCGGCGATCTGGAATCGCTGTGGCGGCAGGCGGCGATCGAGACGCCGCTGTCCTCCGTGCTGAACGGCAGCGTGGCCGCGCTGCCCGCCACCGAGTTCACCCGCATATACCGGTATGGCGCGGGCGAGTTGGAGCGGCTTTGCTGCGCGCGCGAGGGACGCCGGCCGATGGGCAAGCGCGCGGTGAATATGCTGTGCTATTGCGTGGTCTCCTGCGGCACCCTGGGCGAAGCGATCGCGCGCGCCGCGGAATTCAACGCCGTGATGGAGGAGCGCGGCGGCGAACTGCGCGTGCGTGAGCAAGGCGAGGTCGCGCAGTTCACCTTGCAGGTGCCCGGCCGCAACCGTGACAGCGCCGCCTTGCTGGTGGCGCTCACGGGCCTGTATTTCTACTATCAGCTATTTTCCTGGCTGATCGGCAGCCGCCTCCAACTGAGCGGGGCCGGCATCGCCTATGGCGCGCCGGACCGGCCGCATCCGCTGCTCGACGTGTTCGGCGTGCCGTTGAAGTTCGACCAGCCGGCGAACTCGCTGAGTTTTCCGGCGCGCCAGCTGGCGCAACGCGTGGTGCGCTCCAATGCCGAGCTGGAGAGCATCGTCGATTTCTTTCCGTTCGACCTGTCCCTGGGCGGTGCGCGCAAGACCGCCTTCAGCGACCAGATCCGCCTGCTGTTCCTGGACGCATTGCAACACCGCAACCAGGTGCCCACGCTCGCCACCGTCGCGCAGTTGTTCCACGTGAGCCCGGCGACCTTGCGCCGCCGCCTGGACGAGGAGAGCACGTCCTACATCGAACTGCGCGCCGGCTGTCGGTACGAAATGGCGGAATGCCTGCTGCGGCAGACCGAGATGCCGACCGAAGACATCGCCGAGCGCCTGGGATTCAGCGGCGACCGTGCCTTCCGCCGCGCCTTCCGCGAGTGGGCGGGCGAGACGCCGACCGCTTATCGTAGAAAGGCAGGGGTTTAGGCTCGCCCCCCTTCGCCCCCCTCCGGGGGGTTCTGATTGGCTCGCTGCGCTCGGGTGTTTGGGGGAGCGTTGTGGGGGCACCGATGCGTTGCGCCTCCGGCGCGTGCCGCTTTTCCCCATCGTGGGAAAGGCGGCCCGGCGGAAAAGCTTTTTCGGCATTCCACCCCTTCGCCTCCCTCCGGGGGGTTCTCATTGGCTCGCTGCGCTCGGGTGTTTGGGGGAGCGCTGTGGCGGCACCGATGCGTTGCGGCTGGCGGCGCGTGCCGCTTTTCCTTGCGGCGGCGTGGAGCACGCTCCACGAAACCCCGCCTCCGCCCCACAAGGGGAGAGGGAACCTGCTGCATCGGTCGTCGCAAGAACTCTCCCTCTCCCCTTGTGGGGCGCGGAGCGGGGCCGGGGTGAGGGGGCGGGCCGGGACTGGGGGGATTCTCGCCGTGTCGCCGTGGTTTGCTTTGCCGGCCGCAAACCGGTTCCTCCCTTCATAGAGGCCGATCCGGCGGAAAAGCGCGTTTTTCGCGAAAAGGGCTTGCAAGTTGCGGGCGACCGCAGAATAATACAAACATAACGACTGATCGATATGTGTGTGGATCGTGTGCGCGGGCATGTCGGTCCGACGCCATGAGAAGGAGGAGGAGTCATGCTGGTCAAGCGAATGGATGTGGGTGGCGATGCGCTGGGCGATCCGGCGGCCTCGGTCTGGGGTACGGCGAAGGGCGAGACGGTGGCGCTGATGCAGGCGCCGGCGGCGATGCAACCCACCAAGTACATCACCACCAAATGGCAGGACAAACCCTATGGGCAGACCAAGAGCCTGACCGTGAAGGCCCTGCGCAACGCCGACGAGATCGCCTTCCGCCTGGAGTGGCAGGATCCGACGAAGAACGAGCAGCGCATCGAGAACACCGATTTCCCGGACGCGGCGGCGATGCTGTTTCCCCTGTCCGAGGACGCCCCCTTGTTCATGGGCATGGAGGGGGCGCCGGTGAATCTCTGGTACTGGCGGGCGGATCACCCGTCCCGCGCTCGGAGCGACATGGCGACCGGGATCGGCACTTCCCGGGTGATGGACGATACCTCGATCACCGCGAAGGCAGTGCATGCCAACGGGCGCTGGACCGTCGTCATGCGCCGCGCCCTGCGCGTGGAAAAAGAGGCGGCGAGCGCGATCCAGATCGTTCCGGGGCAGACCCTGCGCACCACGTTCGCGGTGTGGGAGGGGAGCAACCTGGAGCGCGCCGGGATCAAGGCGTTCTCGCCGGCCTGGCTGGAACTACAGATCGAGGCATGAGGTGGCTCGCCCCCCTTCGTCCCCCGCCGGGGGGTTCGAGGCGGCCCGGCGGGAAAGCTTCGTCGGGCTCTTCCCCTTTCGTTCCCTGTACGGCTCGCCGGGAAAGCTGGATTTCACATCGAGGTTGCTCGCTAGGGCGGCCTTCATGAATAGGAGAATTTCATGAGCGAAAAAACCGACATCGGCCGCGAACTCGACGGCGTTCTGCAAAAGCCCAAGCGCCAACTGGCGATGGTCTTCGATCTGAACAAGTGTCTGGGCTGCCACACCTGTTCCATTTCCTGCAAGCGGCAATGGACCCGCGAGGAGGGCATGGACAACATGTGGTGGGCGGTGGTGAACACCATGCCCGGCAAGGGCACGCCGAAGAACTGGGAAGGCATGGGCGGCGGCTGGGACGAGAAGGGTGAGCCCCGGCCCAGCAAGATCCCGACCCGGGACGAGTTCGGCGACGCCTGGAAGTTCAACAAGGAAGAGGTCTTCCACGGCGGCAAGGGCAAGACCGTTTACCTCAAGCCGGTCAACACCAAGGGCGAAGACCCGGACTGGGGCCCCAACTGGGACGAGGACGAGGGGGGCGGTGAATACCCCAACTCCCACTTCTTCTACCTGCCGCGCATCTGCAACCACTGTACCCATCCCGCCTGTCTGGAGGCTTGCCCGCGCGGCGCGATCTACAAGCGCGACGAGGACGGCGTCGTCCTCATCAACGACAAGCAGTGCAAGGGCTTCCGTTTCTGCATGGAAGCCTGCCCCTACAAGCGCATCTACTACAACCACGTGCGCGACGTGACCCAGAAGTGCATTTTCTGCTTCCCC
It includes:
- a CDS encoding SDR family NAD(P)-dependent oxidoreductase — translated: MTSSICFKGGTAVITGAAGGVGGGLARKAAALGMNLVLADLDAGQLDAFAATLDAEVLTVPTDVTDPAAVEALAERAWQRFGRVDLLFNNAGIMSAGLLWEISPENFRRCLSINVLGIHHGIHAFVPRMLKAGIPAHIVNTASMGGFVSSPMMAPYNAGKSAVVFLTEALYSELKMVQAPIGVSVLDPGPVQSGIFDAPFGDGGGNPAVRRFIDDIHHHIASDGGITPDQSAENTFAAIQAGEFWILPYREPLDTLLRQRTEGILARRAPGAATE
- a CDS encoding SDR family NAD(P)-dependent oxidoreductase; translated protein: MNLLQDKIALVTGASRGIGRAIARRLASEGATVVVTARSLDRAGEFAGTLHETVALIEAAGGRAIALAADLEKPAERDGLVARTVRAAGGLDILVNNAGIADYAPTAEMPMAMFDATLDHYLRAPFALIQQAVPEMRRRGAGWIVMVGSCTALPPGKPYDIFARLGGATVYAAAKAAVHRFTQGLAAELQADDIAVNAVAPSTAISTPGADRWTPADYPTEPVEYLAETALALCHRPAAERTGLVTYSLHFPLAMNLPVHSLDGRELLPPPVIPPYAHTGISGTGE
- a CDS encoding Dabb family protein, translating into MIVVQDRISVAAADLPRLRALLEQRYLPAARGRGLTLVDSGVSPPLDRGRQPCTFWLRWQLADVGAFWTMRAMAGMDPGVAAFWAEVDGFCPARTREFLRPDAFADAPLPGPVPLAAFLGQPRGWRETAQLHLRSGIGAEQRTALETALARMAEQPGVLDAHLGHNIAVAHGAGHYTWDVRYRDAETAAAAKASAFWTGTLAPLFDRCLERMDLMALETVAAGARRPDLRTGIKRTALFRLMDGVDQRGRDEFERDTLEMPAYIPQILNWRLSRALPPAGGGATTIPWSHVWEQEYARLDDLNGPYMIHPHHWAFVDTLFDFESGRQIVDTRICHAYCPLDGGMLGAELAQSSQHGKETR
- a CDS encoding AraC family transcriptional regulator; amino-acid sequence: MNTHRTFLSIPADYARPLLEELARLGGDLESLWRQAAIETPLSSVLNGSVAALPATEFTRIYRYGAGELERLCCAREGRRPMGKRAVNMLCYCVVSCGTLGEAIARAAEFNAVMEERGGELRVREQGEVAQFTLQVPGRNRDSAALLVALTGLYFYYQLFSWLIGSRLQLSGAGIAYGAPDRPHPLLDVFGVPLKFDQPANSLSFPARQLAQRVVRSNAELESIVDFFPFDLSLGGARKTAFSDQIRLLFLDALQHRNQVPTLATVAQLFHVSPATLRRRLDEESTSYIELRAGCRYEMAECLLRQTEMPTEDIAERLGFSGDRAFRRAFREWAGETPTAYRRKAGV
- a CDS encoding ethylbenzene dehydrogenase-related protein gives rise to the protein MLVKRMDVGGDALGDPAASVWGTAKGETVALMQAPAAMQPTKYITTKWQDKPYGQTKSLTVKALRNADEIAFRLEWQDPTKNEQRIENTDFPDAAAMLFPLSEDAPLFMGMEGAPVNLWYWRADHPSRARSDMATGIGTSRVMDDTSITAKAVHANGRWTVVMRRALRVEKEAASAIQIVPGQTLRTTFAVWEGSNLERAGIKAFSPAWLELQIEA
- a CDS encoding 4Fe-4S dicluster domain-containing protein → MSEKTDIGRELDGVLQKPKRQLAMVFDLNKCLGCHTCSISCKRQWTREEGMDNMWWAVVNTMPGKGTPKNWEGMGGGWDEKGEPRPSKIPTRDEFGDAWKFNKEEVFHGGKGKTVYLKPVNTKGEDPDWGPNWDEDEGGGEYPNSHFFYLPRICNHCTHPACLEACPRGAIYKRDEDGVVLINDKQCKGFRFCMEACPYKRIYYNHVRDVTQKCIFCFPRVEKGVAPACARQCPGRLRFVGYLDDENGPIHKLVHKFKVALPLHQEYGTQPNVYYVPPLSPPAVDMHGKVDPSKPRIPTEYLEGLFGPRVKDVLAVLEAEKEKKAKGLPSELMDTLIVYKWPENIFPDFVQDPANL